The following coding sequences lie in one Desulfitibacter alkalitolerans DSM 16504 genomic window:
- a CDS encoding cold-shock protein, producing the protein MKQGTVKWFNNEKGFGFIEVEGEKDVFVHFSAISGDGFKSLEEGQRVEFEVTEGPKGPQAANVSKL; encoded by the coding sequence ATGAAACAAGGTACAGTAAAATGGTTCAACAATGAAAAAGGTTTTGGGTTTATTGAAGTAGAAGGAGAAAAGGACGTATTCGTTCACTTTTCAGCAATCTCTGGAGATGGTTTCAAATCATTAGAAGAAGGACAAAGAGTAGAATTTGAAGTAACTGAGGGACCAAAGGGACCTCAAGCTGCTAACGTTTCCAAATTGTAA
- a CDS encoding YaiI/YqxD family protein yields the protein MKILVDADSCPKKAMMILIELAGLYNVPLLAISSFNHQIEGIEKIIVGNEPQAADMALINKTNRGDIVVTQDWGLASLVLSKGGNCIAPSGYVYSKEKIAFMLEERHIKAKIRKSGGRTKGPAPRNKEDDERFRKNLELLLKQVNS from the coding sequence ATGAAAATACTTGTGGATGCTGACTCATGCCCTAAAAAAGCCATGATGATTCTAATAGAGCTGGCAGGCTTGTATAATGTACCCCTTCTTGCAATTTCTTCTTTTAACCATCAAATAGAAGGGATTGAAAAAATAATAGTTGGAAATGAACCCCAGGCAGCAGATATGGCCCTCATTAATAAGACTAACAGGGGAGATATAGTTGTAACCCAGGATTGGGGGTTAGCATCATTAGTCCTATCCAAGGGTGGTAATTGTATAGCTCCCAGTGGATATGTGTATTCCAAGGAAAAAATTGCTTTCATGCTGGAAGAACGGCATATTAAGGCAAAGATTAGAAAGAGCGGCGGCAGGACAAAGGGTCCGGCCCCAAGAAATAAAGAAGATGATGAAAGGTTTAGAAAAAACTTGGAACTTCTGCTAAAACAAGTAAACTCTTAA
- a CDS encoding CAP domain-containing protein produces MYITLKKVFSMVLLVGLLMQAPTAAYASWGLQKLLQENNQQSTADPSVPKTTTEQPQPSHDTQVSSPPKNQTTADLIRSLRGNSLGQTNNTSNITGSNTNPITPAQPAPQPDSNYAGLTSQENLMLELINNERKERGLKPLILHTELVRLARLKSQDMVNNNYFAHTSPTYGSFYQMVYNAGIPFRQVGENLAKARDVNKAHILLMASEGHKKNILSPTFTHLGIGISSDRYGIVVTQLYIAER; encoded by the coding sequence GTGTATATTACATTAAAAAAAGTTTTTTCAATGGTCCTTTTAGTTGGTTTACTCATGCAAGCCCCCACAGCAGCTTATGCATCATGGGGATTACAGAAGCTGCTCCAAGAGAATAACCAGCAGAGTACTGCAGATCCTTCTGTACCCAAAACTACCACTGAACAACCACAGCCATCCCATGATACTCAGGTTTCTTCTCCTCCTAAAAATCAAACTACTGCAGATTTAATTCGGAGTTTACGGGGTAATTCATTAGGACAAACAAATAATACCAGCAATATAACTGGAAGTAATACAAATCCAATTACTCCGGCCCAACCAGCTCCACAGCCAGATAGTAATTATGCAGGACTTACAAGTCAAGAGAATTTAATGTTAGAATTAATCAATAATGAGAGAAAGGAACGGGGTTTAAAACCCTTGATACTACACACAGAACTTGTAAGGTTGGCCAGGTTAAAAAGCCAAGACATGGTCAACAATAATTATTTTGCTCATACCTCACCTACATATGGTTCCTTTTACCAAATGGTATATAATGCAGGAATACCCTTTAGGCAGGTAGGAGAAAACCTTGCTAAGGCTAGAGATGTGAATAAGGCTCATATATTACTAATGGCTAGTGAAGGACACAAAAAAAACATTTTAAGTCCCACCTTTACTCATTTAGGTATTGGAATATCAAGTGATAGGTATGGAATAGTTGTAACCCAGCTGTACATTGCTGAAAGGTAA
- a CDS encoding SAM-dependent methyltransferase — protein MKVFKELFYKMDRQVPGSKEYTLKAAEMVGLGDLPANSKVLDAGCANGNAAFALLEKYPIVVSAVDIDANSLKSLEEKAAALNVSDRISVYNKSMIDLDFENDSFDVIWSEGAIHNVGFYKGISYLKRFLKPGGKIVVSDLTWIKDNPPDEVFWYWKENYPGMTGIQENIKAMEKAGLKCVGHFAIGKDGFWDNYYKLMYTHINYFQQKFVKNSKAQEQLEELQTEMDYFVKFGDYYSYVFFIGEK, from the coding sequence ATGAAAGTTTTTAAGGAACTTTTTTATAAGATGGACAGGCAGGTGCCTGGCAGCAAAGAGTATACGCTAAAAGCAGCAGAGATGGTTGGTTTAGGTGACCTGCCAGCTAACAGTAAAGTGCTGGATGCTGGCTGTGCAAATGGGAATGCTGCCTTTGCTCTTTTGGAGAAATATCCCATTGTGGTAAGTGCAGTAGATATTGATGCTAATTCTTTAAAAAGTCTTGAAGAGAAGGCGGCCGCATTAAATGTAAGTGACAGGATATCCGTATATAATAAATCAATGATTGATTTAGATTTTGAAAATGATTCTTTTGATGTGATCTGGTCTGAAGGTGCAATTCATAATGTTGGTTTTTATAAAGGCATCTCATATTTGAAGAGGTTTTTAAAACCAGGGGGAAAAATTGTCGTGTCTGATCTTACTTGGATTAAGGACAACCCTCCTGATGAAGTGTTCTGGTACTGGAAAGAAAATTATCCCGGCATGACAGGAATTCAGGAGAATATAAAAGCCATGGAAAAAGCAGGCTTAAAATGTGTTGGGCATTTTGCAATAGGCAAGGATGGATTCTGGGATAATTATTATAAGTTAATGTATACTCATATTAATTATTTCCAACAAAAATTTGTAAAAAATTCAAAGGCCCAGGAACAACTGGAGGAGTTACAAACGGAAATGGACTATTTTGTTAAATTTGGCGACTACTATAGCTATGTATTTTTCATTGGAGAAAAATAA
- a CDS encoding SpoVR family protein, protein MEYTIEELEMWDERIRRVVYQEGLDCYPQEFEICSYEDMLSYEAYIGMPSHYPHWSYGKAYERRKTFYRYNLQGLPYEMVINSNPCIAYLMRDNTLLLQIFTVAHVYGHNDFFKNNNLFALGTRAHNIIQKFKNHADRIRGYIRDPSIGYQRVERILDAAHAIRFQTKRVIGEKRLSEDEQKKRILDNYYLQTTREGPLDDKKELPFPDLSKVPLEPTECLLGFLVEHGKLEDWEKDIMQIVIDETEYFIPQIETKIMNEGWASYWHYKILNQLGLPDHLHLEFLSRHNQVIRPLQGAINPYYMGFKIFLDLEEKHGKQKIFEVRKLDRDQSFIRRYLTEELCREMNLYQFKKRGVNYVVEEVADERGWKEIRDTIANDAGMGFFPSIKVMEVDNKDNSLMLLHEYDGRELELTYAQETLKYLVTLWGGKVKLKTVMNTLNKTIICDGDKKVTINNEQI, encoded by the coding sequence ATGGAATATACAATTGAAGAATTGGAAATGTGGGATGAAAGAATAAGGAGAGTAGTTTACCAGGAGGGATTAGACTGTTATCCCCAGGAATTTGAGATATGCAGCTATGAAGATATGCTGAGCTATGAGGCTTATATTGGAATGCCTTCCCATTACCCTCACTGGAGTTATGGAAAGGCCTATGAACGAAGAAAGACTTTTTACAGGTATAATTTGCAGGGCCTGCCTTATGAAATGGTGATAAATTCCAACCCGTGTATTGCGTACTTGATGCGGGATAATACCCTTCTTCTGCAAATTTTTACAGTTGCCCATGTATATGGACACAATGATTTCTTTAAAAACAACAACCTATTTGCGCTGGGAACAAGAGCACATAATATAATACAAAAATTTAAAAACCATGCCGACAGAATTAGAGGCTACATTAGAGATCCCAGCATAGGTTATCAACGGGTAGAAAGAATTTTAGATGCAGCACATGCAATAAGGTTTCAGACAAAAAGGGTAATAGGAGAAAAAAGGCTTTCAGAGGATGAACAGAAAAAGAGAATCCTGGATAATTACTATTTACAAACAACAAGGGAAGGTCCGTTAGATGATAAGAAGGAGCTCCCTTTCCCTGATTTAAGCAAAGTACCTTTAGAGCCTACAGAGTGCCTCCTGGGATTTTTAGTTGAACATGGGAAGCTAGAGGATTGGGAAAAGGACATAATGCAGATAGTTATTGATGAAACAGAATATTTTATTCCTCAGATTGAAACAAAAATCATGAATGAGGGCTGGGCAAGTTATTGGCACTATAAAATACTAAATCAACTTGGGCTTCCCGATCACCTGCACCTTGAATTTTTAAGCAGGCATAACCAGGTTATAAGGCCGCTACAGGGTGCAATAAACCCCTATTATATGGGTTTTAAAATTTTCTTAGACCTTGAAGAAAAGCATGGAAAACAAAAGATATTTGAAGTTCGAAAATTAGATAGGGACCAATCATTTATTCGCAGATACCTTACAGAAGAACTATGCAGAGAAATGAATCTCTATCAATTTAAAAAAAGGGGAGTAAACTATGTTGTAGAGGAGGTTGCTGACGAAAGGGGCTGGAAGGAAATAAGGGACACCATTGCCAATGATGCCGGCATGGGCTTTTTCCCAAGTATAAAAGTCATGGAAGTTGATAATAAAGATAATTCTCTAATGCTGCTCCATGAATATGACGGCAGGGAGCTTGAATTAACTTATGCACAGGAAACCTTAAAGTACCTTGTCACTTTATGGGGCGGAAAGGTAAAATTAAAAACGGTAATGAATACACTTAACAAAACAATTATCTGTGACGGGGACAAAAAAGTTACAATAAATAACGAACAGATATAA
- a CDS encoding heavy-metal-associated domain-containing protein, producing the protein MSMYKKVKEFQNSTTAAIRLVTAETITLYGSQVIKRQLMKQEGIKDVEIFPNKKSIYVKYYPTIIDSSSIIHAILGLGYKLDLGIKKGKPEPEVKGKGG; encoded by the coding sequence GTGTCCATGTATAAAAAAGTTAAGGAATTTCAAAATTCTACTACGGCAGCCATTAGATTGGTTACTGCAGAAACCATAACATTATATGGTTCTCAAGTCATTAAACGACAATTAATGAAGCAGGAGGGCATTAAGGACGTAGAAATATTTCCAAACAAAAAATCAATCTATGTTAAGTATTATCCTACTATAATAGATTCTAGCAGCATTATCCATGCGATTCTTGGCTTAGGATACAAATTAGACCTTGGTATCAAAAAAGGCAAACCAGAACCAGAAGTAAAGGGCAAGGGTGGATGA